Part of the Caulobacter sp. SL161 genome is shown below.
GCGGGCTGGACGGGAGCGACGAGGTCATTCTCGCCTGGGTCCGGGACGGCGACGAGACGGCGCGGGAAGCCCTGTCGATCTTCAGCGCCCTCCTGGGCGCCTTCGCGGGAGACGCCGCCCTCAGCTTCGCGGCCCGGGGAGGCGTCTATATCAACAGCCCCCTGATGGAACGCATCGATGGTCTGCTCGATCAGGCCGCCTTCAGCCGGCGCTTTGAGGACAAGGGCCGGATGAGCGCCTATCTCAAGGACATCCCGGTCTATCTCGCCGTCGGGCGCTGCACGCTGCTGGGCTTGTCCGCGCTCTTCACCGCCAGCGACCTGCGATACGAAGCCGCCGAGGTGAAGGTCCTCGACTGCTGAGCCCGGCTCAAGCCGGTTCCGCGACCTTGAGAGGGTCCAGCGCCATCGCCAGATCAGCCAGGATATCGGCCACGTCCTCAAGACCCACGGAGAGACGCACCATACCCTCGCCGATTGCGGCGGCGGCCCGCTCCTCAGGCGTGTAGGGCGAATGGGTCATGCTGGCCGGATGCTGGATCAAGGTCTCGGCGTCGCCCAGCGACACGGCGCGGCGGATCAGCGCTAGCCGGTTCATCATCGCCACGCCGGCGGCGTGGCCGCCCTTCAGCTCGAACGCCATCATGCCGCCGCCCGACGCCATCTGGCGCGCAGCCAGATCGCGCTGCGGGAAGCTCTGCAGGCCAGGATAGAACACCTGCTCGACAGCGGGGTGATCCTCCAGCCAGCGGGCCACCGCCTGGGCGCTCTGGCTGTGGCGAGCCATGCGCAGCGACAGCGTCTTGAGCCCGCGCAGGACAAGAAAGGCGGTGAAGGGCGACATCACCGCACCGGTCATGTCCTTTACCCCGCACAGGCGCACGCGGCCCATGTCTTCGATCCCGCCGGCGGCGATCCCGCCCACCAGGTCGCCGTGGCCGCCCAGATACTTGGTCGCCGAGTGCACCACGATATCGGCGCCCAGAGCCAGGGGCCGGGTCAGGCAGGGCGTGGCGTAGGTGTTGTCGACCACCACCTTGGCGCCCGCAGCGTGCGCGATCCGGGTGATCGCGGCGATGTCGACCAGACGCATGTTCGGATTCGCCGGGGTCTCGAAATAGACGATCCGCGTCTGGTCCGAGATGGCGGCCGCCAGGGTTTCGGGCCGGGTCATGTCGACCTGCTTCACCGTCACGCCGAACCGGGTCAGGCCATCGCGCAGGAACGCAAAGGTGCAGCCGTAGAGGGTCCGGTCGGTGATCACCTCGTCGCCGGCCCGCAGGAAGCTCCACAGGGTGGCGGTGATCGCGCCCATGCCCGAGGCCGTGGCGACCGCCGCCTCGGCGCCCTCCAGGCTGGCCAGACGACGCTCCAGAAGGTCGGTCGTGGGGTTGGAAATGCGCGAGTAGAAGTGCCCCTCGCGGGTTCCGGCGAACATCTCGCCACCCGCCTCGGCGCTCTCGAACGCGAAGGTCGAGGTCAGGTGCAGCGGCGGGGTCAGGGCGCCATGCTCGTCGGCGGGATCGTAGCCCGCGTGGATCGCCCGCGTGGAAAAGCCGGTCTGGTCGTCGCGCATGTCCTGCTCCCTTTGCCGCTACTGTGGCGTAGAACGAAGCGCGCGAGATTGCTAAGTCTGCTACAAGACAAGCTTGTTTTAGCAGAATCTGCTCAGGAGGCGCCTATGGACGCCAAGGATCGCCAGATCATCCGCGAACTGCAGAAGGACGGACGTCTCACCAACCAGGAACTGGCCGAGCGGGTGAACCTCTCGCCCTCCCCCTGCCTGCGTCGGGTGCGCAATCTCGAGGCCGAGGGGGTGATCACCGGCTATACGGCGCTGGTGGACCAGAAGGCCTACGGCCTGCCGATCACCGTCTTCGTACGGGTTCGGCTGGATCGTCATGGCCAGGACCTGATCAAGGGCTTCGAGGAGGCGGTGGCGCGGATCGACCAGATCCTCGACTGCTTCCTTTTGGCGGGCGGCGACGACTATCTGCTGCGCGTGATCGTCGACAGCCTGGAGGCCTATGAAGACTTCATGCGCCGCAAGCTCCATGCCATCCCGGGCATCGCCTCGATCGACACCAGCTTCGCCTACGGCGTGGTGAAACAAACCCGCGTGTTTCCGCTGGCGGGCTGACGCGCTCGCCTCACAGGAACGTCAATCCAAGCCTTACCTTCAGGCGATACGATGACGGCGCGATGATCGAAGAAGCGCCGCCCCATCCCCGCGCCCCGATGGCCGCGTCCCCCAGCGTCACGACGGCGCTGAAGCACGCGCCGTTGGGCATCGCCATCTTCGACAATCAGATGCGTTATCTGGCGGCGTCGCGGCAGTATCTGACCGATCAGCACCTGCCGCCTGACCTGCCCTTGATCGGCCGCCTTCACTACGACGCCTTCCCCGAGGTGCCGCAGAAGTGGCGGGATCTCCACGCCCGAGTCCTGGCCGAGGGGGTCGAGCTGCGGCATGAGGGCGATCCCTATGTCGATCGCGACGGGCGCACGCAATGGATCCGCTGGTCCATGGCTCCCTGGCGCACCGATGGGGGAGAGATCGGGGGCCTTGTACTCTACACCGAGGTGGTCACCGCCGGCATTCTGGCCCGCCGCGCGCTGGAAGCGGCCGAGGCGCGCTACCGCGCCGTTTTCGACCAGACCGCCATGGGCGTGGCGCGCCTGGCCCAGGACGGCGCGATCCTCGAAGCCAATGACAGCTTCTGCACCATTTTACGCCGCCCCCGGGAACAGCTTCTGGGAAGCCGCATAACAACCCTGGTGCATGAGCACGATCTGGCCCAGGCGCTGGCGGACGGTGAAGCCCTGACGAGGGGGGCGATCGACACCTATACGGCGGACCGTCGCTTCCGGGGCGAGCAGCCGGACGAGACCCTCTGGCTGAACCTGACAGTGTCCAAGGTCAGCCCGGCCGAGGAACCGCCCTATCTGGTCGTGATCCTCTCGGACATCAGCCATCGCAAACTCGCCGAGAGCGCGCAACAGCATCACCAGGCGCAACTCCGTCTGCTTATCAACGAGCTGAACCACCGCGTGAAGAACACCCTGGCCACGGTGCAGTCCATGGCCGCCCAGACCCTGCGCAACGAACCCAGCCCTGCGGTGGCCTTCGAGAAGTTCGAGGCCCGCCTGATGGGCCTGTCGGGGGTGCACGACATCCTGACCCGCGAAAGCTGGCATGGCGCGCCGCTGCGCGAGGTGGCCGAGCGGGCCCTGCGCCCCTTCGACGAGGGGGGAACACGGATCGAGATCACCGGCCCGCCGATCCGCCTGCAGCCCGGCGGCGCCCTGACCATGGCGCTGATCTTCCACGAACTGGCCACCAATGCTCTGAAGTATGGCGCTCTGTCCTGCGCCGAAGGCCGCGTGCGCCTGTTCTGGAGCTACGATGCGGACAGCCGAACGCTCGACTGCCAATGGATCGAAGCGAGCGGTCCGCCCGTGGTCGCGCCCACCCGCAAGGGCTTCGGCTCGCGCCTGATCGAACGCAGCCTGCGCGGAGAGCTCAAGGGCGAGGCGACCATGGACTACCACCCCGACGGCTTGCGCTGCGGGCTACGCGCGCGCCTTCCGGAGACGGCCGAAGACAAGGGCTCACCACTCTAGCCTTCAGGGAAACCTTGCGCGGGGACGGATGATCCCGGCCAAGCCCGAGAGCGCATCGTCGATGCCGGCGTCATGCAACTGAGGCTGAACCGCCGCGTGGCTGTCGCATGAATCGCTCATAGCGCGGTTCGGAGACCTTCCCGACCATGCGCCTCCTGACGACCTCCCTCGCCTTGCTGCTCATCGCCGCCACGCCGGCGGGGGCCAACACGTTCCGGGAACGCCTCTATGATCCCGCCGCCGGGGTCATGGTCGTGGCCCATCGCGGCTGCCACGCTGCGGCGCCGGATCACGGCCTGGCGTCGAGCGCCCCCGAGAACTCTCTGGAAGCCCTGCAGCGTTGCATCGACATCGGCGTCGACATGGTCGAGACCGATGTGCGCCGCACCCAGGACGGCGTCCTGGTGATCATGCACGACCCAAGTGTCGACCGAACCACCGATGGCGGCGGCCTAGTCGCCAAGCTGACGCTCGCCCAGATCCAGGCGCTTCGGCTCGACGGCGGCGATGAGGCGCCGCCGACGCTGGAAGCCTTCCTCCGCGCCGCGCGTGGCCGCGTTCTGGTGAACCTTCATCTGAAGGGCCCCTTCGCGGCCCAGGCGGCGGAGGTCGCGCGCCGCGCCGACGCGAGCGACTGGGTGCTGTTCAAGGCCCGGGCGAAGACAGACATGTCTCCGATCGCCGATCAGCCGCTCTATCGCGATGTCGCCTTCATGCCGATGGTCGGCGAAGGCGCCGCGCGGGACGCGGGGCAGTTGGGCCAGGTCATCACCCGCCAGGCCTCCGGAATTCGTCCTATTCCCGCCGTGGAGACGCGCCGCATGGGCGCGCAAGGCTTCGCCTCGGTGCGCGACGCCGCCGAAGCCGCCCGGGTTCGCGTCTGGGCCAACACCCTGGGCATGAGCAGCTGGAAAAGCTTTTTCGGCGTCTCGGGCGACCGCCGCGCGCTGCGCGACCCGGACACCTCCTGGGGTCGCCTGATCGACCAGGGCGTCAGCATCATCCAGACCGATCACCCGGCGCGGCTCCTGGGCTATCTGAAAAGCCGTCGCCTTCGGGACGGCGTGACCATCGCCACGATCGGCGAGGCCTCCCCGTCCTCGACCACGCACGCCGCTCTGGCCGGAACGCGGTAGGCGGGGGCGCTTACCCGACACGCCACGAACCCGAACCGCGCGCCCAGAAGCGGCGGTCTCGACTTGGCTTTTCAGGGAAATCAGTCCGTCCTGGTGGCGGGGGGCGGGAGCAAGATGGCTCATACATCGCCGGGTGCCCCGTTTAAGATCGCCGTCTAGGCTTGGTTGCCCGGCCGACCGAAACAAGAAAGCCCGCCACCAGGGCTTGGTGGCGGGCTTCATCGTGCGCTCGACCTTGCGGGAGCGGTAGATCAGGGCTTGAGCGCCGATCCCTGAGGCTCAGCGGAAACGCCCTTGATGTGGGCACCATACAGAGCCGCCTGACGGGAGTACCACTCGCGCCAGGCTAGCGCCTCGACCTCGAGGACGTGGCAGGCTCCGTAGTTGTCGACGACGGTGTCGGCGACGGTATAGAGCGCAACTCCGGAAGGGGCTTCGACAGGTCCACCGGGGGATCGGGGAAGGGTGGAGCCAAGAGCTGCGGCGTCGTGCATGCGGACAAAGCCAACAGGCACGCTGAAAGTGCGATCAACCTCGAAAGGCACATAGATAGGGACCTCCTCTTTTAGGGTCTTGGTGCGCCACCGGATCTCGACAGTCTTGACCGCTACGTCACGGCGGATGTCTTGCGTGATGACGCCAGCCTTGGCCCGCACCTCATCAGCGATCTTGCTCGCCTTGGCCATTCGATCAGCTTGCGCCGACCGCTCGGCCGAGACACCGGCTTGGCGCCCGAACTGATACACGCCGCCGATCGTCAGCACGGCCACGAGGGCGAAAAGGAGGGCTCGCCCGATCTTGGATCGCGTAAGCGCCTTGCCGATCCGCACCGCAACCTCAACCAGCCCCATCATGCGGCGGCCTGCGCGAACGCAGCCTTCAGCTTTTGATCGTAGCCGTGTTGCGCGAAGCCTGGACCGTTGTAGCGGCGCGCGAAGCCCGCCCAATCCGAGGCCTTGAGCGCAGCGTGCATGTCATGGTTGGCGACAATGAAGAGCGCGAAGCAACGCAGTTGAGCACGCTCGCCCTGGATCATGTCACGGACGAACGACTGCACACTGGCATGCCCGCACGCACGGTGATTGAAGCCCATAATCTGAAACAGACCGTAGGATGCAGACCGCAGGGCCGCAGTCTCATCAAGGGCCATCGCCGCCACGAGCTGGTCATAACGCTGACCCTGCGTGGCGAGGTAGGGCTTGCCGCCC
Proteins encoded:
- a CDS encoding methionine gamma-lyase → MRDDQTGFSTRAIHAGYDPADEHGALTPPLHLTSTFAFESAEAGGEMFAGTREGHFYSRISNPTTDLLERRLASLEGAEAAVATASGMGAITATLWSFLRAGDEVITDRTLYGCTFAFLRDGLTRFGVTVKQVDMTRPETLAAAISDQTRIVYFETPANPNMRLVDIAAITRIAHAAGAKVVVDNTYATPCLTRPLALGADIVVHSATKYLGGHGDLVGGIAAGGIEDMGRVRLCGVKDMTGAVMSPFTAFLVLRGLKTLSLRMARHSQSAQAVARWLEDHPAVEQVFYPGLQSFPQRDLAARQMASGGGMMAFELKGGHAAGVAMMNRLALIRRAVSLGDAETLIQHPASMTHSPYTPEERAAAAIGEGMVRLSVGLEDVADILADLAMALDPLKVAEPA
- a CDS encoding Lrp/AsnC family transcriptional regulator, with the translated sequence MDAKDRQIIRELQKDGRLTNQELAERVNLSPSPCLRRVRNLEAEGVITGYTALVDQKAYGLPITVFVRVRLDRHGQDLIKGFEEAVARIDQILDCFLLAGGDDYLLRVIVDSLEAYEDFMRRKLHAIPGIASIDTSFAYGVVKQTRVFPLAG
- a CDS encoding glycerophosphodiester phosphodiesterase family protein; protein product: MRLLTTSLALLLIAATPAGANTFRERLYDPAAGVMVVAHRGCHAAAPDHGLASSAPENSLEALQRCIDIGVDMVETDVRRTQDGVLVIMHDPSVDRTTDGGGLVAKLTLAQIQALRLDGGDEAPPTLEAFLRAARGRVLVNLHLKGPFAAQAAEVARRADASDWVLFKARAKTDMSPIADQPLYRDVAFMPMVGEGAARDAGQLGQVITRQASGIRPIPAVETRRMGAQGFASVRDAAEAARVRVWANTLGMSSWKSFFGVSGDRRALRDPDTSWGRLIDQGVSIIQTDHPARLLGYLKSRRLRDGVTIATIGEASPSSTTHAALAGTR
- a CDS encoding sensor histidine kinase; this encodes MIEEAPPHPRAPMAASPSVTTALKHAPLGIAIFDNQMRYLAASRQYLTDQHLPPDLPLIGRLHYDAFPEVPQKWRDLHARVLAEGVELRHEGDPYVDRDGRTQWIRWSMAPWRTDGGEIGGLVLYTEVVTAGILARRALEAAEARYRAVFDQTAMGVARLAQDGAILEANDSFCTILRRPREQLLGSRITTLVHEHDLAQALADGEALTRGAIDTYTADRRFRGEQPDETLWLNLTVSKVSPAEEPPYLVVILSDISHRKLAESAQQHHQAQLRLLINELNHRVKNTLATVQSMAAQTLRNEPSPAVAFEKFEARLMGLSGVHDILTRESWHGAPLREVAERALRPFDEGGTRIEITGPPIRLQPGGALTMALIFHELATNALKYGALSCAEGRVRLFWSYDADSRTLDCQWIEASGPPVVAPTRKGFGSRLIERSLRGELKGEATMDYHPDGLRCGLRARLPETAEDKGSPL
- a CDS encoding N-acetylmuramidase family protein, which gives rise to MKLADFAGPALPVSDDDVRAAAKVLCVTTRHVRAVMAVESRGRGVHPETRRPIILFEPHIFARETKGRFSATHPDISYATWGGKPYLATQGQRYDQLVAAMALDETAALRSASYGLFQIMGFNHRACGHASVQSFVRDMIQGERAQLRCFALFIVANHDMHAALKASDWAGFARRYNGPGFAQHGYDQKLKAAFAQAAA